A part of Thalassophryne amazonica chromosome 3, fThaAma1.1, whole genome shotgun sequence genomic DNA contains:
- the LOC117506861 gene encoding LOW QUALITY PROTEIN: transmembrane protein 43-like (The sequence of the model RefSeq protein was modified relative to this genomic sequence to represent the inferred CDS: inserted 1 base in 1 codon) has product MSSAAAFSGSDSKTHKRVSAKSSPGFLERLGDTVGGTAVGIGLFFLSIYVLFTNEGRALQTASSLDEGLSQVVSLMPSFGLDQQNNNHLVHLSTELQTLQPLHDPNYGVVVQAVKLKRQVEMYQWVEYQESKDYQENGETKTETTYTYNTEWKSEVINSHHFDKEIGHQNPSAMAVESVTVVAPEVRVGPFLLSKGLVEKINNFQTLSLRDFQADTLDPFLTIDDDYFYHTSNPRRPEVGDVRVRFSFAGLSGEASNLGPAQTVSVVAMQKGDGLVPFRTKSGDSLEILYLEELTAQEVFEREHQYNSMKTWGLRAAGWALMFLSIQLTTRIIYTLVDWVPVLRELVSMGLKLFALCISCSLSLVTIAAGWXFYRPLVAMGLGALAMLPVLISRSQLPNKKNQ; this is encoded by the exons ATGTCTTCAGCAGCGGCA TTTTCAGGTTCAGATTCGAAGACACACAAGCGTGTGTCTGCTAAATCCAGCCCGGGATTTCTGGAGAGATTAGGTGACACTGTTGGTGGAACAGCGGTTGGCATCGGActgttttttctctcaatttatGTTCTCTTCACCAATGAG GGGCGAGCTCTGCAGACTGCATCCTCTCTGGACGAAGGTCTTTCTCAGGTTGTCTCCTTGATGCCTTCCTTCGGCCTTGACCAGCAGAACAACAACCATTTAGTTCACCTGTCTACAGAGCTGCAGACCTTACAG CCCCTGCATGACCCAAACTACGGTGTGGTGGTGCAGGCTGTGAAGCTGAAGAGGCAGGTGGAGATGTACCAGTGGGTGGAGTACCAGGAGAGCAA GGACTATCAAGAGAACGGTGAGACCAAAACTGAGACGACGTACACTTACA ACACTGAATGGAAATCAGAGGTGATCAACAGCCATCATTTCGATAAGGAAATTGGTCACCAGAACCCTAG TGCCATGGCAGTGGAGAGTGTGACCGTCGTGGCTCCTGAAGTCAGAGTTGGGCCTTTTCTTCTTTCTAAAG GACTAGTGGAGAAGATAAATAACTTTCAGACTTTGAGTCTGAGGGATTTTCAGGCTGATACTTTGGATCCTTTTCTTACAATTGATGATGATTATTTCTATCACACATCAAACCCGCGTAGGCCAGAG GTCGGGGACGTGCGTGTGAGGTTCTCCTTTGCTGGACTAAGTGGTGAAGCGTCAAACCTCGGCCCAGCCCAAACT gTCAGCGTTGTGGCCATGCAgaaaggtgatggtctggtgCCTTTTAGGACCAAGTCAGGGGACAGTCTGGAGATCCTGTACCTGGAGGAACTCACCGCACAG GAGGTATTTGAGCGGGAGCACCAGTACAACAGTATGAAGACGTGGGGACTGAGGGCTGCAGGCTGGGCACTGATGTTCCTCAGTATTCAGCTGACCACGCGCATCATCTACACTTTAG TGGATTGGGTTCCTGTTCTCAGAGAGCTTGTTTCCATGGGGCTGAAACTTTTCGCTTTGTGCATCTCCTGCTCGCTGTCCCTTGTCACCATTGCAGCAGGTT CTTTTTACCGGCCGTTGGTAGCGATGGGTCTGGGAGCGCTGGCCATGCTTCCGGTGCTCATATCACGCTCGCAACTTCCAAACAAAAAGAACCAGTGA